The Rhizobium sp. WSM4643 genome has a window encoding:
- the putA gene encoding trifunctional transcriptional regulator/proline dehydrogenase/L-glutamate gamma-semialdehyde dehydrogenase codes for MLNAAIETTPSKDAADGAPFSGFAPPIRPQSELRQAITAAYRRPETECLPPLVAAARVSEAKRYDIRSTARSLIEALRAKHKGTGVEGLVQEYSLSSQEGVALMCLAEALLRIPDTETRDALIRDKIAEGNWTSHIGGGKSMFVNAATWGLVVTGKLTSTVNDRSLSAALTRLIARAGEPVIRRGVDMAMRMMGEQFVTGETIAEALKRARPLEARGFRYSYDMLGEAATTGADAERYYRDYEKAIHAIGKASDGRGIYDGPGISIKLSALHPRYVRSQAGRVMSELLPKVKKLAALAKTYDIGLNIDAEEADRLELSLDLLEDLCFAPELAGWNGLGFVVQAYGKRCPFVLDYIVDLARRSGRRIMVRLVKGAYWDAEIKRAQLDGLEDYPVYTRKIYTDVAYVACARKLLDAPDAVFPQFATHNAQTLATIYRLAGPDFTVGKYEFQCLHGMGEPLYDEVVGKEKLDRPCRIYAPVGTHETLLAYLVRRLLENGANSSFVHRISDPNVSVEALIADPAEIVAAMPAVGAPHAQIASPKALYGNARVNSDGLDLANEATLLDLAEALTSTAAAPWHALPILADGSTDGVTRDVLNPADHRDVVGTVTEVKVEDATRIVRMAAEYAPQWAAVPPAERAACLERAADIMQARIKVLMGIVMREAGKSAANAVGEVREAIDFLRYYAEQARKTLGPSHAPLGPIVCISPWNFPLAIFTGQVAAALVAGNPVLAKPAGVTPIIASESVKILHEAGVPVGALQFVPGSGRLGAGMVGAEETAGVMFTGSTEVARMIQAQLTERLSASGKPIPLIAETGGQNGMIVDSSALAEQVVADVIASAFDSAGQRCSALRVLCLQDDVADRTLNMLKGAFRELTIGRTDRLSIDVGPVINDSAKTEIDQHIEHMRGLGRKVDQLPLPESAAAGTFVPPTIIEIQSLSDLTREIFGPVLHVVRFKRNGLDRLIDDINASGYGLTFGLHTRLDETIAHVTSRIKAGNLYVNRNIIGAVVGVQPFGGRGLSGTGPKAGGPLYIGRLVQRAPVPPQQDSVHTDLALRDYIVWLDKKGLSGEGEAARGYASRSALGLERELTGPVGELNLYALHPRGRILIVPQTEGGLHRQIAAALSTGNHIVVDAGSLSKSVLADLPAAVASRISWTSDWEKDGPFSGALVEGDRDRVLAVNQKIAHLPGPLLLVQAATTEELASDPEAYCLNWLLEEVSTSINTAAAGGNASLMAIG; via the coding sequence ATGTTGAACGCAGCGATCGAGACTACTCCATCCAAAGACGCCGCCGACGGCGCGCCGTTTTCCGGCTTTGCGCCACCGATCCGACCGCAATCCGAACTTCGCCAGGCCATCACGGCAGCCTATCGCCGGCCGGAAACCGAGTGCCTGCCGCCGCTCGTTGCCGCCGCGCGTGTCTCCGAGGCAAAACGCTATGACATTCGCAGTACGGCCCGCAGCCTGATCGAAGCGTTGCGCGCCAAGCACAAGGGGACCGGTGTCGAAGGGCTGGTGCAGGAATATTCGCTCTCCAGCCAGGAAGGCGTGGCACTGATGTGCCTCGCCGAAGCGCTGCTGCGCATTCCCGATACCGAAACGCGGGACGCGCTGATCCGCGACAAGATCGCCGAGGGCAACTGGACCTCCCACATCGGCGGCGGAAAATCCATGTTCGTCAATGCCGCAACCTGGGGCCTCGTCGTTACCGGCAAGCTGACGTCGACCGTCAACGACCGAAGCCTGTCGGCAGCGCTGACGCGGCTGATCGCGCGCGCCGGCGAGCCGGTCATCCGTCGCGGCGTCGATATGGCGATGCGCATGATGGGCGAGCAGTTCGTCACCGGCGAAACGATTGCGGAGGCGCTGAAACGCGCCCGGCCGCTGGAAGCGCGCGGCTTCCGCTATTCGTACGACATGCTGGGCGAGGCCGCCACGACGGGCGCCGATGCCGAGCGTTATTACCGGGATTACGAAAAGGCGATCCACGCCATCGGCAAGGCGTCGGACGGGCGCGGCATCTATGACGGCCCGGGCATATCGATCAAGCTTTCGGCCCTGCATCCGCGTTACGTAAGGTCGCAAGCCGGACGGGTGATGAGCGAGTTGCTGCCGAAGGTGAAGAAGCTCGCCGCTCTCGCCAAGACCTATGATATCGGCCTCAATATCGACGCAGAGGAAGCCGATCGGCTGGAGCTTTCGCTCGATCTCCTCGAGGACCTTTGCTTCGCCCCTGAGCTTGCCGGATGGAATGGGCTCGGCTTTGTCGTGCAGGCCTATGGCAAGCGCTGCCCCTTCGTCCTCGACTACATCGTCGATCTCGCGCGCCGTTCCGGGCGGCGGATCATGGTTCGTCTCGTCAAGGGCGCCTACTGGGATGCCGAGATCAAGCGCGCCCAGTTGGATGGTCTCGAGGATTATCCGGTCTATACCCGCAAGATCTACACCGATGTCGCCTACGTCGCCTGCGCGCGCAAGCTGCTCGATGCTCCGGATGCGGTCTTCCCGCAATTTGCCACCCATAACGCGCAGACGCTCGCCACGATCTATCGTCTGGCCGGTCCTGATTTCACCGTCGGCAAATACGAGTTCCAGTGCCTGCACGGCATGGGCGAACCGCTCTACGACGAGGTCGTCGGCAAGGAAAAACTGGACCGGCCCTGCCGCATCTATGCGCCTGTGGGAACACATGAGACGCTGCTCGCCTATCTGGTGCGGCGCCTTCTGGAAAATGGTGCCAATTCCTCCTTCGTGCACCGCATCTCCGATCCGAATGTCTCAGTCGAGGCGCTGATCGCCGATCCCGCCGAAATCGTCGCAGCCATGCCTGCCGTTGGCGCGCCCCACGCGCAGATCGCCTCGCCGAAGGCTCTTTACGGCAACGCTCGGGTAAATTCCGATGGTCTCGATCTCGCGAACGAGGCCACGCTTCTGGATTTGGCTGAGGCGCTCACTTCTACGGCTGCTGCGCCGTGGCATGCGCTTCCCATTCTTGCGGATGGCTCTACGGATGGGGTAACACGCGATGTTCTCAATCCTGCCGATCACCGGGATGTTGTCGGCACGGTGACCGAAGTGAAGGTCGAGGACGCCACGCGCATCGTTCGCATGGCTGCGGAGTACGCGCCGCAATGGGCCGCCGTACCGCCGGCCGAGCGCGCGGCCTGCCTGGAACGGGCCGCCGACATCATGCAGGCCCGCATCAAGGTGCTGATGGGCATCGTCATGCGCGAGGCCGGAAAGTCTGCGGCCAATGCCGTCGGCGAAGTGCGTGAGGCCATCGACTTCCTGCGCTATTACGCCGAGCAGGCGCGCAAGACGCTGGGCCCCTCGCATGCGCCTCTCGGCCCGATCGTCTGCATCAGCCCGTGGAATTTCCCGCTGGCGATTTTCACCGGGCAGGTCGCCGCAGCTTTGGTGGCCGGCAATCCCGTGCTTGCCAAACCGGCCGGTGTCACGCCGATCATCGCTTCGGAGAGCGTGAAGATCCTTCACGAGGCGGGCGTGCCTGTCGGTGCCTTGCAGTTCGTGCCCGGCAGCGGCCGCCTCGGCGCCGGCATGGTCGGAGCGGAGGAGACGGCAGGCGTCATGTTTACCGGGTCGACCGAAGTTGCCCGCATGATCCAGGCGCAACTGACGGAACGGTTGTCGGCGAGCGGCAAGCCGATTCCGCTGATCGCCGAAACCGGCGGCCAGAACGGCATGATCGTCGACTCCTCGGCATTGGCCGAGCAGGTGGTGGCCGACGTCATTGCCTCTGCTTTCGATAGCGCCGGCCAGCGCTGCTCGGCGCTCAGGGTTCTCTGCCTTCAGGACGATGTCGCCGACAGGACGCTCAACATGCTGAAGGGCGCCTTCCGCGAGCTGACGATCGGCCGTACCGATCGGCTGAGCATCGATGTCGGCCCTGTCATCAACGACAGCGCAAAGACGGAGATCGACCAGCACATCGAGCATATGCGCGGCTTGGGCCGCAAAGTGGATCAGCTGCCGCTGCCCGAAAGTGCGGCGGCGGGGACCTTCGTTCCGCCGACGATCATCGAGATCCAGTCGCTGTCGGACCTGACGAGGGAGATCTTCGGACCGGTCCTGCATGTCGTCCGCTTCAAGCGAAACGGGCTCGACCGTCTGATCGACGACATCAACGCATCGGGTTATGGTCTGACATTCGGGCTTCACACCCGGCTGGATGAAACGATCGCGCATGTGACCAGCCGCATCAAGGCTGGAAACCTTTACGTCAACCGGAACATCATCGGCGCCGTCGTCGGCGTGCAGCCGTTCGGCGGCCGAGGCCTGTCGGGAACGGGACCGAAGGCCGGCGGTCCGCTCTATATCGGCCGGCTGGTGCAGCGTGCGCCCGTGCCGCCGCAGCAGGATTCCGTTCATACGGACCTCGCCCTTCGTGACTACATCGTCTGGCTCGACAAGAAGGGCCTGTCGGGCGAGGGGGAAGCGGCGCGTGGATATGCGAGCCGCTCGGCGCTCGGGCTCGAACGTGAACTCACCGGTCCGGTCGGCGAGCTCAATCTCTACGCGCTCCATCCCCGCGGCCGTATTCTCATCGTGCCGCAGACGGAAGGCGGGCTTCATCGTCAGATCGCCGCAGCCCTATCGACCGGCAACCACATCGTCGTGGACGCCGGCTCCCTATCGAAGTCAGTCCTGGCGGATCTTCCGGCGGCAGTCGCCAGCCGGATTTCCTGGACATCCGATTGGGAAAAGGACGGGCCGTTTTCCGGTGCCCTCGTCGAAGGGGATCGCGACAGGGTCCTGGCCGTCAATCAGAAGATCGCCCACCTGCCTGGTCCGCTTCTGTTGGTCCAGGCCGCGACGACCGAGGAATTGGCGAGCGATCCCGAAGCCTATTGCCTCAATTGGTTGCTGGAGGAAGTGTCGACGTCGATCAACACCGCGGCTGCCGGGGGCAATGCAAGCCTGATGGCCATCGGCTGA
- a CDS encoding Lrp/AsnC family transcriptional regulator — MAGEPDIFSELDQFDRKILAALAEDGRLSITDLAARVGLSKTPCQLRFKRLISEGYIEGFKAVLNPSKMQLDHIAFVEVKLSDTRENALKSFNDAIKKISEVEECHMIAGRFDYLLKIRTRDIGRYRRVLGERISTLPHVASTSTNVAMETVKEGWDKSGSSFS, encoded by the coding sequence ATGGCTGGCGAACCCGATATCTTTAGTGAATTGGACCAATTCGACAGGAAAATCCTCGCGGCTCTTGCCGAGGACGGCAGACTGTCGATCACCGATCTCGCGGCGCGTGTCGGCCTCTCGAAGACGCCGTGCCAGCTCCGCTTCAAAAGGCTGATCAGCGAAGGCTATATCGAAGGCTTCAAGGCCGTCCTCAATCCGTCGAAAATGCAGCTCGACCACATTGCTTTCGTCGAGGTGAAGCTCTCCGATACCCGCGAGAACGCGCTGAAAAGCTTCAACGATGCCATCAAGAAGATCAGCGAAGTCGAAGAGTGCCATATGATCGCCGGCAGGTTCGACTATCTCCTGAAGATCCGCACGCGCGATATCGGCCGCTACCGCCGCGTCCTCGGCGAGCGCATCTCGACACTGCCCCACGTCGCCAGCACATCGACGAACGTCGCGATGGAAACGGTCAAGGAAGGCTGGGACAAGTCCGGTTCGAGTTTTTCGTGA
- a CDS encoding mandelate racemase/muconate lactonizing enzyme family protein, with amino-acid sequence MKITDLRCAVIGKHPIVRIVTDEGLYGLGEVEFTKTYLKPFVLHFREALIGEDPTDVERVMLKIRQRGSFKPYGAAVSAIEHALWDIAGKAAGVPAYKLLGGKVRDKVRVYNGSIRQKRTGDRPEDYAADVKWMMEQPQNFFMVKQGISFHSNMKDTIEDFHYGVTQKKAGYHGAMDQGVISERGFNHMLDCVIAMKEVLGDKVSLALDCGPGWMLPDAIRFARAVEKYNLMWLEDMLTGDYVPWVNPQAYRELTTSTSTPIHTGEQIYLRHNFKELIETQAVRVIGPDPADIGGIAELKWVAEHAYMHSILMAPHGTANGLLGLGALINVCATLPANYVAFEYPSATDPWWEDLVVGLPPQIVKDSMVDLLEAPGLGLDIDAEAARRYLREEDAGFFD; translated from the coding sequence ATGAAGATCACCGACCTCCGCTGTGCCGTTATCGGCAAACACCCGATTGTCCGCATCGTGACGGACGAGGGCCTCTATGGCTTAGGCGAAGTCGAATTCACCAAGACCTACCTCAAGCCCTTTGTGCTGCATTTCCGCGAGGCGCTGATCGGCGAGGACCCGACCGACGTCGAGAGAGTGATGCTGAAGATCCGCCAACGCGGCTCTTTCAAGCCGTACGGCGCGGCGGTGAGCGCTATTGAGCATGCGCTGTGGGATATTGCCGGCAAGGCCGCGGGCGTGCCCGCCTATAAACTGCTCGGCGGCAAGGTGCGTGACAAGGTGCGCGTCTACAACGGCTCGATCCGCCAGAAACGCACGGGCGACCGGCCGGAGGATTACGCCGCCGACGTCAAATGGATGATGGAGCAGCCGCAGAACTTCTTCATGGTCAAGCAAGGAATCTCGTTCCACTCCAACATGAAAGACACCATCGAGGACTTCCACTACGGCGTGACGCAGAAGAAGGCAGGCTATCACGGTGCCATGGATCAGGGCGTGATCAGCGAGCGGGGTTTCAATCACATGCTCGACTGCGTGATCGCGATGAAGGAAGTGCTGGGTGACAAAGTCAGCCTGGCGCTCGACTGCGGGCCGGGCTGGATGCTGCCCGATGCGATCAGGTTCGCTCGCGCGGTCGAGAAGTACAATTTGATGTGGCTCGAGGACATGCTGACTGGCGACTACGTGCCGTGGGTCAATCCGCAAGCCTATCGGGAACTGACAACCTCCACCTCGACGCCGATCCACACTGGTGAGCAGATCTACCTGCGGCACAATTTCAAGGAACTGATCGAGACGCAGGCGGTACGCGTCATCGGCCCCGATCCAGCCGATATTGGCGGTATTGCCGAGCTCAAATGGGTCGCCGAGCACGCCTACATGCACTCGATCCTGATGGCACCGCACGGCACCGCCAACGGCCTGCTGGGGCTCGGCGCGTTGATCAATGTCTGCGCCACCTTGCCGGCAAATTACGTCGCCTTCGAATATCCGAGCGCCACCGACCCCTGGTGGGAGGATCTGGTCGTCGGCTTGCCGCCGCAGATCGTGAAGGACAGCATGGTGGACCTGCTGGAAGCGCCGGGGCTGGGCCTCGATATCGACGCAGAAGCGGCAAGGAGATATCTCAGGGAAGAGGATGCGGGCTTCTTCGACTGA
- a CDS encoding GntR family transcriptional regulator, which translates to MAGTSDFKAKPPEGIDAIEASSEGASLYQLIRDDIIEGRLAANERLVVTDLARRHGTSTNPVREALQLLRGEGFVTLVPNRGARVRPIDQDFVRDIYEIGVLIEPALTRWFVNMATVEDIAELERIQGLIEDNNFDDTFRHSELDTAFHTVMYQKHYNRHAAELWWKHREVLRAVSRRFNFTLARRAAILNEHRELIAHVKAGNANEAAELIARHVEGSGRHILEHMRARNAARAG; encoded by the coding sequence TTGGCCGGAACAAGCGATTTTAAAGCAAAGCCACCCGAAGGGATCGACGCAATCGAGGCCTCCAGCGAGGGCGCCTCGCTTTATCAACTGATCAGGGATGACATTATCGAAGGGCGGCTCGCTGCCAACGAGCGGCTTGTGGTCACCGATCTCGCCCGCCGCCACGGCACCTCAACCAATCCCGTGCGCGAGGCTCTGCAACTTTTGCGCGGAGAAGGCTTTGTCACCCTCGTTCCCAACCGCGGAGCGCGCGTCCGGCCTATAGATCAGGATTTTGTTCGGGACATCTATGAGATCGGAGTCTTGATCGAGCCGGCACTGACGCGATGGTTCGTGAATATGGCCACCGTCGAGGACATTGCCGAACTCGAACGCATCCAAGGCCTGATCGAAGACAATAACTTCGACGACACGTTCAGGCACAGCGAGCTGGACACCGCCTTTCACACCGTAATGTACCAAAAGCACTACAACCGCCATGCCGCCGAGCTTTGGTGGAAGCATCGCGAAGTGCTTCGAGCCGTGAGCCGGCGTTTCAACTTCACGCTCGCCCGGCGTGCCGCGATCCTTAACGAGCATCGCGAGCTCATCGCGCATGTAAAAGCGGGAAATGCCAACGAGGCAGCCGAACTCATTGCACGCCATGTCGAGGGCTCCGGCCGGCACATTCTCGAACACATGCGTGCGCGTAATGCCGCTCGGGCAGGATAG
- a CDS encoding ABC transporter substrate-binding protein has protein sequence MTRISLGGAVLRGAVSTALMVSLMSASALGAPVDLSKWSPQYVRSIAGTEDFDTAADCAKVTPLDYKGRLTFWYQGVFEGDPDLLRQYYKEFFETFRKTYPNIQLEEQALTYNDLLDKFRTALLGNAAPMAVRLQILGGTEFASKGYLQPLKPEDVGYSTEDFWPGAMKAVTWDGVTYGIPTNNETMAFIWNADVFKRAGLDPDKAPATWDDVVKDSQQIHDKLGIAGYGLVARKNAGNTPYRFMPQLWAYGGGVFDEATANPTYKQVELNSPQSKAALQASYDMYVRDKSVPVSALTNQQADNQPLFLAGQLGMMISHPSDYNVMLDLQKKATGTDKDKAQTVIDNMRYGLIPTGPDGKRAVVFGGSNIHILKPEYVEGGKVDEAAAKAIICMWTSPEWSLKMAYAGSNPGNLNGFKTKWMKERLDNIKFLDVTTSMLPYGIPFPALPQSPEIMNIIIPDMLQNALTGAMTVDQAADDAAKKVKDLMDGGL, from the coding sequence ATGACGAGGATTTCACTCGGCGGTGCCGTCCTGCGCGGCGCTGTCTCCACTGCTTTGATGGTATCGTTGATGTCCGCATCGGCGCTGGGTGCGCCGGTCGACTTGAGCAAGTGGTCGCCGCAATATGTGCGCTCCATTGCCGGCACAGAGGATTTTGACACGGCGGCCGATTGCGCCAAGGTCACGCCCCTCGACTACAAGGGGCGACTGACGTTCTGGTATCAGGGCGTGTTCGAGGGCGACCCCGACCTCCTGCGTCAGTATTACAAGGAGTTCTTCGAGACCTTCCGCAAGACCTATCCAAACATCCAGCTTGAGGAACAAGCCCTCACCTATAACGATCTGCTGGACAAGTTCCGGACGGCGCTCCTCGGCAATGCGGCGCCCATGGCGGTCCGCCTGCAAATCCTGGGCGGCACGGAGTTCGCCTCGAAGGGCTATTTGCAGCCGCTCAAACCCGAGGATGTAGGGTATTCGACCGAGGATTTCTGGCCCGGCGCAATGAAGGCTGTAACCTGGGACGGCGTGACCTACGGCATTCCCACCAACAACGAGACGATGGCGTTCATCTGGAACGCCGACGTCTTCAAACGTGCAGGCCTCGATCCGGACAAGGCTCCGGCAACCTGGGACGACGTCGTCAAGGATTCCCAGCAGATCCACGATAAGCTCGGCATTGCCGGCTACGGCCTCGTGGCTCGCAAGAATGCCGGCAATACGCCGTACCGCTTCATGCCGCAGCTGTGGGCCTATGGCGGCGGCGTCTTCGACGAAGCGACCGCCAACCCGACCTATAAGCAGGTCGAGCTCAATAGCCCGCAAAGCAAGGCGGCATTGCAAGCCTCCTACGATATGTATGTTCGCGACAAGTCGGTTCCGGTTTCGGCGCTCACCAATCAGCAGGCCGACAACCAGCCCCTCTTCCTCGCTGGTCAGCTCGGCATGATGATCTCGCACCCGTCCGACTACAACGTCATGCTCGACCTGCAGAAGAAGGCGACGGGTACCGACAAGGATAAGGCGCAGACCGTCATCGACAACATGCGCTACGGTCTGATCCCGACGGGCCCCGACGGCAAGCGTGCCGTCGTGTTTGGCGGCTCCAACATTCACATCCTGAAGCCCGAATATGTTGAGGGCGGCAAGGTAGACGAGGCGGCCGCAAAGGCGATCATCTGCATGTGGACGAGCCCTGAATGGTCGCTGAAGATGGCCTATGCCGGCTCGAACCCGGGAAACCTTAACGGCTTCAAGACCAAATGGATGAAGGAACGTCTGGACAATATCAAGTTCCTTGATGTCACGACTTCGATGCTGCCATACGGTATCCCGTTCCCTGCGCTGCCACAGTCCCCCGAGATCATGAACATCATCATCCCGGACATGCTGCAGAATGCCCTGACCGGAGCCATGACCGTCGACCAAGCAGCGGACGACGCAGCCAAGAAGGTGAAAGATCTGATGGACGGCGGACTCTAG
- a CDS encoding mandelate racemase/muconate lactonizing enzyme family protein, producing MKITSVRPWLIKSDASYWGEFLFVEVTTDEGVSGWGEITTTTRLANRALCTILRQIGAAVTGEDPARIEYLWHKIFRSFTYMGSRGAAVECVSAIDIALWDIRGKVLGKPIYELLGGPVRDEIALYTHPNQAKFTSKEAVVREIRDIVESGHTALKFDPFPYQGRTADGLPREQRDGYLDGSMTRKDEREAAELTALIRETAGSDVDILIDAHGRFDVPTAIRLCRSLEEAGQIDWFEEPCPPESLNALRQVREKVSVAISWGERGHTKWDFVPVLENRLADYIMPDVTWTGGITELKKISALCEAYYIPVSPHDAAGPINVVAGAQVMMTVPNFYKLETSEWNLGKYDHLIDRPLDVSNGSLKLSPKPGLGVEMNRDYLQNHEIELA from the coding sequence ATGAAAATCACCAGCGTTCGGCCGTGGCTGATCAAGTCCGATGCTTCTTATTGGGGAGAGTTTCTGTTCGTCGAAGTGACGACCGATGAGGGGGTGAGCGGGTGGGGAGAGATCACCACCACGACAAGGCTCGCCAATCGCGCGCTCTGCACGATCCTGCGACAGATCGGCGCTGCGGTGACAGGCGAGGACCCGGCGCGTATCGAATATCTGTGGCACAAGATATTCCGCAGCTTCACCTACATGGGCAGTCGCGGCGCCGCAGTCGAATGTGTAAGCGCCATTGACATAGCCCTTTGGGACATCCGAGGCAAAGTCTTGGGCAAGCCAATTTACGAGCTGTTGGGCGGACCGGTCCGCGATGAAATTGCGCTCTACACCCATCCCAACCAGGCCAAATTTACCAGCAAGGAGGCTGTGGTCCGGGAAATTCGAGACATCGTCGAGTCCGGCCACACGGCGCTCAAGTTCGATCCGTTCCCCTACCAAGGCCGCACCGCCGATGGACTGCCTCGCGAACAGCGGGACGGCTACCTCGATGGCAGCATGACCCGCAAGGACGAGCGCGAAGCCGCCGAACTTACGGCTCTGATCCGCGAAACGGCGGGCTCTGATGTCGACATCCTCATCGATGCGCACGGCCGCTTCGACGTTCCCACCGCCATTCGCCTTTGTCGGAGCCTCGAGGAAGCCGGTCAGATCGACTGGTTCGAGGAACCTTGTCCACCGGAGAGCCTCAACGCTCTCAGGCAGGTGCGCGAAAAGGTCAGCGTCGCTATCTCGTGGGGCGAGCGCGGCCACACGAAGTGGGATTTCGTGCCGGTGCTCGAAAACAGACTCGCTGACTACATTATGCCTGATGTCACCTGGACCGGTGGCATTACCGAACTCAAGAAGATTTCTGCCCTATGCGAAGCCTACTACATTCCCGTCTCGCCACATGACGCCGCTGGACCGATCAACGTGGTTGCGGGAGCGCAGGTGATGATGACCGTTCCCAACTTCTACAAACTGGAAACGTCGGAGTGGAACCTGGGCAAATACGATCACCTCATCGACAGACCACTCGATGTTTCGAACGGCAGCCTCAAGCTTTCGCCCAAGCCCGGTCTCGGCGTCGAAATGAACCGCGACTACCTTCAAAATCACGAGATTGAACTGGCCTAG
- a CDS encoding mandelate racemase/muconate lactonizing enzyme family protein, giving the protein MLEADGADEALNRVNTHSRPSDLRITDMRVAEIIGAPFTSVLLKIYTNQGIVGLGEVRDGASATYALMLKSRLLGENPCDIDRLFRRIKQFGGHGRQGGGVSAVEIALWDLAGKAYGVPIYQMLGGRFREKVRVYCDTDATVPSGTETGRRLKQRMELGFTFLKMDLGLMQIADVPGAVVFPAGSLEGYRNGPSRGPLKTIEERRARNAAYDLHNVPHPFTGLHFSDKGLDFLEQYIAEVREVIGMDIPLAIDHIGHISVQNGIRLARRIEKYVPAWLEDVIPWQYTEQYRQLQDATTVPICTGEDIYLKEGFGPLLKSGGLSIIHPDLLTSGGILETKKIGDMAQDHGVAMAIHMAESPIAAMAAAHVATATENFMALEYHSVDVDWWDDIVTGLPKPLVKDGFITVPNKPGLGIDDVIDEVISQHLQPGVTGIWQPTDRWDDEYSWDRTWS; this is encoded by the coding sequence ATGCTAGAGGCAGATGGAGCCGACGAGGCGCTCAATCGAGTGAACACGCATTCCAGGCCGTCCGACCTTCGCATCACGGACATGCGGGTCGCCGAAATCATCGGCGCGCCGTTCACCTCGGTGCTGCTCAAGATTTACACCAACCAGGGCATCGTCGGGCTTGGTGAGGTGCGCGACGGCGCCAGCGCCACCTACGCGCTGATGCTGAAGAGCCGGTTGCTTGGCGAGAATCCTTGCGACATCGACCGCCTGTTTCGCCGGATCAAGCAGTTCGGCGGGCACGGTCGGCAAGGCGGCGGCGTATCGGCGGTTGAAATCGCGTTGTGGGATCTTGCCGGCAAGGCCTATGGCGTCCCGATCTACCAGATGCTCGGCGGCCGGTTTCGGGAGAAAGTGCGCGTCTACTGCGATACTGATGCCACCGTGCCGAGCGGTACCGAGACCGGCAGGCGCCTCAAGCAGCGCATGGAGCTCGGATTCACCTTCCTCAAGATGGATCTGGGGCTGATGCAGATCGCTGATGTGCCCGGTGCGGTCGTGTTTCCTGCCGGCTCACTAGAAGGATACCGAAACGGTCCCAGTCGCGGGCCGCTGAAGACTATTGAAGAGCGGCGTGCCCGCAACGCTGCGTACGATCTGCATAACGTCCCGCACCCGTTTACCGGCCTCCACTTTTCCGACAAGGGTCTCGACTTCCTTGAACAATACATCGCCGAGGTTCGTGAAGTCATCGGCATGGATATTCCGCTCGCCATCGATCACATCGGCCACATCTCAGTGCAGAACGGCATTCGCCTTGCCAGGCGAATTGAAAAATACGTGCCGGCCTGGCTCGAGGATGTGATCCCATGGCAGTACACTGAGCAATACCGACAACTGCAGGACGCCACGACGGTGCCGATCTGCACCGGCGAGGACATATATCTCAAGGAGGGCTTCGGGCCTCTGCTCAAGAGCGGCGGCCTCTCCATTATCCACCCGGACCTGCTCACCAGCGGCGGCATTCTCGAGACCAAAAAGATCGGCGATATGGCGCAGGACCATGGCGTCGCCATGGCCATCCACATGGCAGAGAGTCCAATCGCCGCCATGGCCGCGGCCCATGTCGCGACCGCGACTGAAAACTTCATGGCGCTCGAATACCACTCTGTCGATGTCGACTGGTGGGACGATATCGTCACCGGCCTTCCCAAGCCACTCGTGAAGGACGGCTTTATCACCGTTCCGAACAAGCCCGGCCTGGGGATTGACGATGTCATCGACGAGGTGATCTCGCAGCACCTGCAGCCGGGCGTCACCGGCATTTGGCAGCCTACGGATCGCTGGGACGATGAGTATTCCTGGGATCGCACCTGGAGCTGA